Proteins from one Sylvia atricapilla isolate bSylAtr1 chromosome 1, bSylAtr1.pri, whole genome shotgun sequence genomic window:
- the UBE2W gene encoding ubiquitin-conjugating enzyme E2 W isoform X1, whose translation MASMQKRLQKELLAFQNDPPPGMTLDEKSVQNSITQWIVDMEGAPGTLYEGEKFQLLFKFSSRYPFDSPQVMFTGDNIPVHPHVYSNGHICLSILTEDWSPALSVQSVCLSIISMLSSCKEKRRPPDNSFYVRTCNKNPKKTKWWYHDDTC comes from the exons AAACGATTACAAAAAGAACTATTGGCATTTCAAAATGATCCACCTCCGGGAATGACTCTAGATGAAAAGAGTGTACAAAATTCAATTACACA ATGGATTGTAGACATGGAAGGTGCTCCAGGAACGCTCTATGAAGGggaaaaatttcagcttttatttaagTTTAGTAGTCGGTATCCTTTTGATTCTCCTCAG gtcaTGTTTACTGGAGACAATATCCCTGTTCATCCTCATGTTTATAGCAATGGTCATATCTGTTTATCCATTCTAACGGAAGACTGGTCTCCAGCCCTCTCAGTGCAATCTGTTTGTCTTAGCATTATTAGCATGCTTTccagctgcaaagaaaag AGGCGACCTCCAGATAACTCATTTTATGTAAGAACATGTAACAAGaacccaaagaaaacaaaatggtgGTATCATG atgacACATGTTGA
- the UBE2W gene encoding ubiquitin-conjugating enzyme E2 W isoform X2 produces the protein MEKRLQKELLAFQNDPPPGMTLDEKSVQNSITQWIVDMEGAPGTLYEGEKFQLLFKFSSRYPFDSPQVMFTGDNIPVHPHVYSNGHICLSILTEDWSPALSVQSVCLSIISMLSSCKEKRRPPDNSFYVRTCNKNPKKTKWWYHDDTC, from the exons AAACGATTACAAAAAGAACTATTGGCATTTCAAAATGATCCACCTCCGGGAATGACTCTAGATGAAAAGAGTGTACAAAATTCAATTACACA ATGGATTGTAGACATGGAAGGTGCTCCAGGAACGCTCTATGAAGGggaaaaatttcagcttttatttaagTTTAGTAGTCGGTATCCTTTTGATTCTCCTCAG gtcaTGTTTACTGGAGACAATATCCCTGTTCATCCTCATGTTTATAGCAATGGTCATATCTGTTTATCCATTCTAACGGAAGACTGGTCTCCAGCCCTCTCAGTGCAATCTGTTTGTCTTAGCATTATTAGCATGCTTTccagctgcaaagaaaag AGGCGACCTCCAGATAACTCATTTTATGTAAGAACATGTAACAAGaacccaaagaaaacaaaatggtgGTATCATG atgacACATGTTGA